CCATCGGGTTCGATGAGACAATCGCATTCGGCAGATATGGCGTCGCCTCCGGCCCTTCACGATGCACAATGAAATTCTCGCCATATTCGATCGCCTCCGGAATATCGCAATAGCTGTTCAGCCGGCCGGTATCGGTGAAGAAAGGCTTATTTTCGTTCACCTGTTCCCAGAGAGGAATGCGCGGGTAGGTTCGGAACAACATCAACGCAGCACCCGGTTCACCGTATTTACCGGAGATAATATCGTCAAACTTGTAGCCATGAAGTGTCATTGAGGCATCGAGCAATCTTTGGATATAAACCTCCGTCTTCCCCTCAAGGGCAAATTTCCAGTAGTCGGCAAATCGATTGTCTTTCAGTATTTCTCCTAGACGTTTTGCAACACCCGCCAGAATTTGGACATCATCACGGGTGTTGACGGGCGGTTTTAAGGAACCTTTCCAAATTTGCAGGAACGGATTCGAGCAGGAGGAGGTGACTTCAAAATTTTCGATCTCCGCCCACCAGCTGGCCGGAAACGCGATATCGCAATATTCGATCGTGCCGTTCAGTTCGATGTCGGTCACCGCAATCATGTTGCAGGTGGGGAGAACATTTTTGATCACCTGATACGCCCACTTGGAATTGTTGATGTGATTGACGTTCGTGAACCACATCCCCTTGGTCGGCGTCGGCATATGCGTCTTGCCTGTAAACATCTTGCGACCGAATTTCGGGGTTTCGACAACCAGCGGATGATCGCCATGCGCCCAGTAGGAGGCCCCTTCATCAAGGGCATAATTTTTGACGGGCACTTCTTTGCCCGGCGTGCGCGAACTGAGGGCAGGATGAAACGGATCTTCAGCGACCCAAACTCCAAGCCCGGCACCAACACTCGGCGCGGCCTGAAAATTGGCCGATTTGTAGTTCCCCGCCCAGGTGAATGAACCGGCCCCATGCTGGCCGATGTTCCCGGTCAGCATCAGCGGGAGAAAGGTTGCTCGATTTACCTCGGTCGCGTGAAACCAGTGATTGATTCCTTCCCCGATATGAATCGCAACCGGTTTGATCGTCGCAAAATCTTTCGCCAATTGTTCGATCAGCCGTTTCGGCGCCTGCGTGATTTCAGCGACGGACTCCAGATCATAATCTTTAAGGTGGATCTTGTACGCCTCCCAGAGGGTCATCGCCTCCACCGTTTTCCCGTCGACCAGATTGATCTCCCCTTTCCACTCTAGCAGGGGATCAATCTCTTTTTTCTTTAAATGATTTCCAACATCATCCCGCGTAATCGCCTTGAACTCATTCGAGGAGGCATCCCGCACAACGTAATCTCCAAGTTTCTCGTACTGTTCTTTCGTTAAGCCCTGTTCCTTGAAACTTGCTCCCTCAGAACTTAAACCCGGCTTGTAACCAGCAAACACCTCAGAGGCGTGCAGGCGTTTTAAATTGTCCTTTCGAACAAGCAACGGCAGGTCTGTAAATTTTTTTACAAAATCTTCATCGTACCACTTTCGATCGATCAGGATCTTTGAGACTCCTAAAAAGATCGCCGCATCCGACGCCGGCCGGACCGGAAGCCAATAATCCGATTTGGTCGCAGGCGGGCTGTACTCCGGCGTGATTGTCACGACCTTGGCACCCCGCTCGATCGATTCGATAAACCAATGCGACTCCGGCATCTTGTTCTCGACCAAATTTTTCCCGCACTGGATGTGGAGCTTGGTAAACCGGAGATCGTTAAAATCGCAGTCTGTTGTCTGCAAGCCATGAACGAACGGGTAGCCAGGCGCCTGATCGCCATGCTCCGTGTAGTTATCCCAGCTTCTGCCGCCAACTGCCTTTTCTTCACCGACCCCGCGCACATGGCTGTCGAGGAGCGCCATCATGTTGGAGAATCGAAACATCCCGAATTTGCCGATCACCCCCAAGAGCCCCATGCCGCCGCGGAATTTGAGGGTTCGAATCCCCGCCCCCTCCGTCCGCTCGATCATCTCCGGGACATACCCCTCTTCTTGAAGCCGTCTCTTCCCCTCCTCACCGTTGTACATTTTGGCGATTGCCATCATCGCCTGCGCCGCCAGGTCAAACGCCTCATTCCAGTCAATCACCTGAAGTTCATCAGAACCGCGGCTGTCGAATTTGTACTTCTTCTTCAGCTCCGGGGTCAGATACGGAAAACTGTCTTTCGCCCATTCCCTCCAACCTTTTCTTACAACGGGGTTTTTAAGACGGTTCGGGCCGTACATCCGTTGCGCAAGCGTGTACCCTTTCGGACACATCCGAGGATTCCAGTTGCAGGACGCCTTGTTGCCGTACAGATCGCCGTATCGCTGAACATCGTAATTCTGTTCCGTTCGTATTAAGACTCCGTTCCGGACAAATGCGCGCACCCGGCAGGCATGGGTGTCGTTGGGAGAGCAGACAAAGGTAAAGCTCGAATCGTACTTGTATTGGTTCCGATAAACCTTCTCCCATCCGCGCTCCGGATAAAATTCAAGGGGATTATCAACACCGACAATCGGCTTTAAAAAAGAGTACGCCTGAGACGAAAGAAAGAGAGTGGCGGCTCCGCCGATTCCGACTTTTTTAAGAAACGCGCGTCGTGTGATCGGATCCATGGGGGCTCCTTTGTTTCCTGGGTCAAGATTTTCATAATAGACATTTTTTATTTTTGTCTATTATGAGATCCTGGTCATGTTATTAATGGACCTTGCCATCTATTATTAGGAAAGAGGCGTTGAGATTAATGACCGAGATCAATGGCCGACATGATTCTCATCAGGTGCCGGTTTTGTGATGAAGCTCCCCGCCGCAAGACAGCAGGGTTTTCTGGCGGAGGGGATAAGGGAGGAAAGGAGAAGGGAATATGATCCAAATTTCGCAAACGGCCGTTTACGCCCTGCAGGTCATCA
This portion of the Deltaproteobacteria bacterium genome encodes:
- a CDS encoding molybdopterin-dependent oxidoreductase, with the protein product MDPITRRAFLKKVGIGGAATLFLSSQAYSFLKPIVGVDNPLEFYPERGWEKVYRNQYKYDSSFTFVCSPNDTHACRVRAFVRNGVLIRTEQNYDVQRYGDLYGNKASCNWNPRMCPKGYTLAQRMYGPNRLKNPVVRKGWREWAKDSFPYLTPELKKKYKFDSRGSDELQVIDWNEAFDLAAQAMMAIAKMYNGEEGKRRLQEEGYVPEMIERTEGAGIRTLKFRGGMGLLGVIGKFGMFRFSNMMALLDSHVRGVGEEKAVGGRSWDNYTEHGDQAPGYPFVHGLQTTDCDFNDLRFTKLHIQCGKNLVENKMPESHWFIESIERGAKVVTITPEYSPPATKSDYWLPVRPASDAAIFLGVSKILIDRKWYDEDFVKKFTDLPLLVRKDNLKRLHASEVFAGYKPGLSSEGASFKEQGLTKEQYEKLGDYVVRDASSNEFKAITRDDVGNHLKKKEIDPLLEWKGEINLVDGKTVEAMTLWEAYKIHLKDYDLESVAEITQAPKRLIEQLAKDFATIKPVAIHIGEGINHWFHATEVNRATFLPLMLTGNIGQHGAGSFTWAGNYKSANFQAAPSVGAGLGVWVAEDPFHPALSSRTPGKEVPVKNYALDEGASYWAHGDHPLVVETPKFGRKMFTGKTHMPTPTKGMWFTNVNHINNSKWAYQVIKNVLPTCNMIAVTDIELNGTIEYCDIAFPASWWAEIENFEVTSSCSNPFLQIWKGSLKPPVNTRDDVQILAGVAKRLGEILKDNRFADYWKFALEGKTEVYIQRLLDASMTLHGYKFDDIISGKYGEPGAALMLFRTYPRIPLWEQVNENKPFFTDTGRLNSYCDIPEAIEYGENFIVHREGPEATPYLPNAIVSSNPMVRPENYGLSPDEMDAEARHVRNIKLPWQQVKATVNPLWKQGFHFYCVTPKTRHTVHSQWSNVTWNRVWASNFADQLREDKRQPDAADHQIHINPQAAKDLGISDGDYVYVDANPADRPYIGWKPDDPFYKVARLMLRAKYNPAYPYHVVMIKHGTWIATEKTVKAHESRPDGRALSETGYQANFRYGSQQSITREWAMPMHQTDTLFHKAKIGQRFLFGGEADNHMINTVPKETLVRVVKAEDGGLGGHGKWEGATTGRTPGDENVEMRRYLNGGFVKKI